AATAATGCAATTACCGGGTCAATTTCAACTAATTCACGAGGTGCAATGTTGATGATATTGAGGATCTCAGCTTTTGCAAGTTTGTATGTCTTACACTTCTTCATAAATTCATAGATTTGCTCTCTCGTTTGCCTGGAAGCAGGAGTCTCCACCAAATAATCATAAACCTACAACAAAAACAACAAATGCAATTAACACCCATTAGAGTTTTAGACTTCTTTTATCCATTCAAATCTTATATACTCAATTTTTtcactaaaaaatgtaaacaccTTATATTCTGATGATGCTACAGGAGCAATAACCCTTGAGGAATCCTTTGAAGCGCCTCTTGCCTTCAGGAAGTCGAGAACTTCAAAATTGGTAAGTGCACCAGCATTGGGTGTTTTTCTGCATTATTACCTGAAAATTGTAATTCACTCATCCAAGAAAGAATGGAgagataaaaagaaaatgaataataaaaaaaaagccaATAATGTAGTAAGGAAAGCACTTACATCTTCATTGGACTATgattcttcaatttccttcaaaatgaGACCAACAAGAAATACCAGCAGATATTGTAGCCGAAACTTAGGGTTAGATACACCCAAGTACACTTGGGTTTGAATTTGTATTTGGACTTGAGATCAGAGCAACAGAACGAGAAAGAGAGGAGAAGTAGTGCACTGGCTGTGCAATCGGGATAGTTCTCAGTATAAAAATTGACAAGAAACCAATCTTAAGTGAATTTTATCACTAATTCCATTAACCACAAAGTATTCATTTGAGTAAGCGAATTAATTTGAACAAATCAAGTgcttaaattaaaaaagaaaattgagaaaTTCCTGCTTCAGAATAAGAAGCTAAAAACCCCACTGTAATAAAACTGAAGTTGCTTCTCGAATTAGTCACATAAAACTGTAGGAACTTCACGATATTTCTAGCTCCAAAAATTCTATCAGCTTAACATAAGAGGCAATGGCAGCGAAGCACACCAACACAAGCAGCAGTTTTGGGAGCTATAAAAgctgaaaaataaaaagaaatttaataCCTCAGGTAGGAGAGCTGGAGAAGACGATTCAGACGAGAATGAAGAGGCAAGATTTAAAAATCTACAATGAGGGGGAAAAAAGCCATAGCCTCACCTTGAATCgacaagaagaagaggagagcaGGAAACAACGTCTGTCGGGCACAATAAAGGAGGCGCAGGCAAGACCAGTCGGCGTCGGCGTCTAGAGTACGAGCTAGATGGTCGGATGGGCGAGAGTGAGATTCGGGATCGGGCATGAGGCGCTGGACGGATGAGAAAGATGAGAAGAAAACGTAGAGCAGATGCAGAACCTTTCTTCAAATGTGAGCTGGGCTTGGGCAGGCAGACTGGGCTTTGTGGAGGAATGAAAAAGATACTATATTATCCGGAAAGCATATCAATTCACTGTTTCCCAATTCTTGCTTTCTCCCGCCATGATCGCCAATACTTCAACAGGAGGCTTCAAAAACTTCATCTCCCTTCTTTCTTTGCATACAGGTTTGATTCTTAACTGCACACAAGCTACGATCTCCAAGGAATCAGCCGCGATGATGCTCAAatccattttatttatttgtcctTGGTGGATTTTTAGGGttttctttttagatttctttttattttcaattgCCTTTACTGGAGACGATTGGAAATCCAGATTCTTGCTTATATCTAGTTATGGTTTTGTTCTTTGATGGTTTTTCATATAATGGAATCGAATAAAAAAAATATGCTTTCTCTGGCTCCCGTTAGGGTTTAAGTATTCATCGTTTACGTGGTGTAAGAGGAAACAGACTGGGCAGAGAATATGGATATTGATTGATATATCAGTTGTATGGTATCGTCTGTTCATCCTACTATTGTGTTTTGTCTTTCTAGCATGAATGCGAAGATTGCGACCATTCATTCACGACTTGGAGGAGAACCTGCGCACAACAATGTTATTTGTCGTTACTGGATGATGGAAAAGTGTAATAGAAACCCTGTAGGTTCATGCACAGAGAATCGCCACCTCCTAATGTTTACCGAAGAACATCTGAGCAACCCAAAACTGCTCTAGCCACGGCCTCAAAAATTCATTGGCAttgagtgatggatctgaagttaAAACTGTTCAGAATAGCGCCAATCAGGTTATTAAGGATACACCTAGGAAACGCCCCAATCCTGGGAATTCTTTGGCTTTAAATAGTGGAGGTAGTTGTTCGGAATATAAATGCACTTGTGAGAGTAGGGCTGAGTAGAATTCGattcaaactaaaaaattaaatcaaaatgagtcaattcggtttaattggttcggttttaaaaCTCAATCGATTTGGTtttgttttatattataaaaattttggttatttcggttctgttcggttttgaagagaaaaaaattgattaaatcgaatcgaatcgaatagtAATTTACATAGTCAAATTGAactaaatcgaatcgaattgatttttgaattaatttatttttatggaaaatttatgaattatatttaattatatatatatatatatatatatatatatatattaattgtttaatttcattgattaatggttattaggttcaaatcaaagttaaaattatactaacttgaaaatcaagtctaaattaaaaaataatcaaaaatcaaacccATCTGTTTTAAATCGAACCGAAATAgagcggttcggttcgattcgatttttcatccatttcggttcggttcgatttctaaaatttacgattctatttttataatttaattcggttcggttcgaaccgaatgctcacccctacgtGAGAGCTCCAGTTCTAGCACTGAGGCAATGAATATAGAGTAGATAAAACCATCCTCTAATTCATCAGTTATTGTTGTTGAAAGCAATGCTTCTGAAGATAAAATTGTTGAGAGCTCAAAAAGGCATGCGAGAACTGGATGTCAGCAAATGTGTTAAAGGAGATAGGTGCCAATTCTTGCATTCATGGTTTAATGGGGATTGGTTTTCGACATTGACAAAGCTGGAGGGACACAGATAGGTGAtcattttgttcaatttttcttTGACTTTCCAGTAATtcattcatgttttatacaatatCTGTTTTCTTTAATATAATTCTTATCATGTTTTATAAGTTAATGTGTGAACttatgaataattgtttgaatttcatTGTTGATTTTTTGTATGCTAGGCTGTCTCTGGGATTGCACTTCCTTCAAGATGGGACAAGCTTTTCTCCG
The nucleotide sequence above comes from Hevea brasiliensis isolate MT/VB/25A 57/8 unplaced genomic scaffold, ASM3005281v1 Scaf524, whole genome shotgun sequence. Encoded proteins:
- the LOC110657855 gene encoding uncharacterized protein LOC110657855, which translates into the protein MKIKTPNAGALTNFEVLDFLKARGASKDSSRVIAPVASSEYKVYDYLVETPASRQTREQIYEFMKKCKTYKLAKAEILNIINIAPRELVEIDPIIEHSEMRLGDQVEELLDLVRNVFPLPPADLTSEAGMDKDREETGNEEQNEDMNETLAGEQIDGDRK